In Erigeron canadensis isolate Cc75 chromosome 8, C_canadensis_v1, whole genome shotgun sequence, the DNA window tgaggatcgaacccttgacctctgtctaCATAGGCAAGGGCTTCAATACTCTCTAATGTCAGAAAACCGAAAACCTAATATATGATGGTGATTCAAGTCATATTCGAAGCTTCCCGTGAGTATTTAAATTGGTTTTCGTATAGCCTATGCCTATGATACATATCAAGTAACTACTTAGAATGAAAAACTTAAACATCAAATTGTGAAACAAGTGAACGATGTGCACTTGTCATAGAAATGACCGGcctttgtttgtttgttatacTATCTGATGTGGTGGGTTAATCATGTAGCTGATGATACCAAGAATTTGTCTATCCACATGTTTCATGAACTAGTCTTTCGTTTATGATTTACATAATTGTTTCTGCAGGTAGACTATACTGATGGCAGACCTAAAAGAACGTCTCATCCCGCCTAGACCTTCATCTTCTGTAAACCGTAGAGATGCGTCTTACAGGCAATCTGCGATTGGGCGCCAGCCTTTTCAAGGAGTGGATGTTCTAGGCCTGAAAAAGCGTGGCCAAGGTCTTCGATCATGGATCCGTGTTGATGCTGCAACTGGAGACTCTCAAGTTATTGAGGTTGACAAGTTTACCATGATGCGTCGTTGTGATCTCCCTGCACGTGATCTTCGCCTACTTGATCCTTTATTTGTCTACCCGTCAACAATTCTTGGCAGAGAGAAGGCGATAGTCGTGAATTTGGAGCAGATTCGGTGTATTATAACATCTGATGAAGTCCTGCTTTTGAATTCTCTTGATAGTTATGTACTACAGTACGTGGTGGAATTGCAACGACGTTTGAAAGCTGCGGGGGATGATGTTTGGCAGTCAGAAAGTTCTGACTCTAATAGACGAAGAGGGGGTAGGACTTTTCGGGATATGTTTGGGTGCACATCACCTGATTACTTGCCCTTTGAGTTCAGGGCTTTAGAAGTTGCTCTTGAGGCTGCTTGTACATGTTTGGACACACAGGTTAGTTGCATTCTTGATCATATAATTTTATTGGTGTCGTACCTTTTTTAATCATTTGGGAGCATGATATGACTGAGATTGTACTTAGTGTTTAAGATAATATGGGTTTGAAacatacaacaacaaaaatGGTTTAAATCCCACCTTAAGCAGCTTATGTGGAAGTGAGATATAGATGGTCTTACCCCTACCTGCGAGTAGAGGGACTGCTTTTCGAAGGACCTCCGGCCAGAACTTGTTATATTCCTCAATAGGTGAAAACCGATGGCTCGGCCCTCGCCGATGGGGTTTTTTCTTGTGTCTCTGGTCACCGTAATTGGCACAAGTTCTTTTCAACCCTTTTGCATTCTTAGCAGTTTAAGTTCCGGGATCGGTCTAGTCTTTGGTTTTTGTATGTAGTCTACACTGTTATTGTTGTATTCTGACTGCTAGCGCCTTGCTAGTTAGTCGTTTTTCAATAGAATCTTTTTGCCGTCCCAAAAATAAAAGGTTATCGATTATAAGCTATAATACATTATTAGATAACAAACTCTTCTAATAATCAGATCATTGGCCCTTATGCATTTGCATCAACTCTAGTTATATGTGACCAATAACTGATGAACAAAGTTTCTTCCTTTGACTTTAAATTTGTTTAATGGTTATGTCATTTATAATCTGAGGTTCTTCAAATATTGAAGATGTCACTGTGGAAGTCattatgaaaattaaaactGTCTGGTTTACTACTACATGTGTAGGATGTGAAGACAGGAAGATTGGTTGAGTCTTACCATGACCTTAAATTTGAGACAAATGGTTTACTTCATTTATAGCCTTAAAAATAATTGGTACTTGGTTTATCATCTAAAGCATAAAAGTATCTATTGGGTTCTCAAATCTGCTGTTTGGAACTATTCTTTTATACTAATGAAGGAGTTTTATTCGTTTACTAAATGAGATGCTAAATTCTTGTAATAGTGGTTTATTATAAAGTGAGTCAATCTTAGTGGTGCATAGGTTACAGTCATCTGTTCTGGATAGCTTAATTACGGATCACcatctttatttataatatgaTTATTTAGTGAAATCTTGGTGCAGATAATATGTTCATGATCTGAACTGTTGATGATTATCAAGAAGTGCATGTATCATTTCTTGTTATTTTGAAGGGGATCGACTGTATCTGGATTCTAGACAATATCTATGTGCGTGACTATGGAATAGACCGATAGAAGGAGTGTTTATGTTAGCATAGCTAAGGTTCATATAATATGCTTAGGTGTTTCTATTTCTATAAGTAAAGATATATGGCTTCGCTAGTGACCTACTCTATCAAAAAATGGTTTATTTCAGACTTTGTCTTACATTCTAAAATCGTCGTTAATTTTATCAGGCAGCAGAATTAGAAATCGAAGCATATCCGTTGCTAGATGAACTTACATCTAAGATTAGTACTTCAAACTTGGAACATGTACGTAGACTGAAAAGCAGACTAGTTGCATTGACTCGGAGGGTTCAGAAGGTGGTTTCTTTCACCTTGGAATCATTGTCATTTTCTGACATGTTTTGTATGAACACCCGATAACCCCTCTATCATTGTTGTAGTTGGAACTTTTGATTTATCTACTTGTGACTGAGACTATTTGGATGCGTTAAATGTCCAATGGGTTAGAGTGTTAAACCTATTGAAATACACCAAAATCTATTCATACAGTATCCTAATTTGTTATTTCAAAGATTTCAAGTATTACTGtgataaatttgattttgtgataATAACTTACTCattaaatgttatgtttttaaaaaggaaaaaaaaaaattacagggTCCACCTGACCCTACTCTTTCAACCCATACCAAATTTGATATTTGTCAACCTGAacccgttttgacccattatGAGACCACCTAATCTGGCCGTCTTGCTACTTCAACTCAGTTtgttaaatatttgtatataggTTAGAGACGAGATAGAGCAACTCAtggatgatgatggtgatatGGCTGAAATGTACCTTACTGAGAAGAAAAGACGAATGGAATCATTTATCTATGGTGGAGATCAATCTTTGGCAGGATACAGATCAACGGATGGTATTCAATCTGTTTCTGCTCCTGTTTCTCCGGTTTCTTCGCCTCCAGAAGGTAGAAGGCTGGAAAAAAATTTGAGTCTTGCAAGGAGCAGGTACGATAGCATAAGGAGTTCAGAGAGTGCTACAGAAAACATTGATGAACTGGAAATGTTATTGGAGGCTTATTTTATCGTCACAGATAGCACTCTTAATAAGCTTACATCGGTAT includes these proteins:
- the LOC122580140 gene encoding magnesium transporter MRS2-1-like isoform X1, whose protein sequence is MADLKERLIPPRPSSSVNRRDASYRQSAIGRQPFQGVDVLGLKKRGQGLRSWIRVDAATGDSQVIEVDKFTMMRRCDLPARDLRLLDPLFVYPSTILGREKAIVVNLEQIRCIITSDEVLLLNSLDSYVLQYVVELQRRLKAAGDDVWQSESSDSNRRRGGRTFRDMFGCTSPDYLPFEFRALEVALEAACTCLDTQAAELEIEAYPLLDELTSKISTSNLEHVRRLKSRLVALTRRVQKVRDEIEQLMDDDGDMAEMYLTEKKRRMESFIYGGDQSLAGYRSTDGIQSVSAPVSPVSSPPEGRRLEKNLSLARSRYDSIRSSESATENIDELEMLLEAYFIVTDSTLNKLTSLKEYIDDTEDFINIQLDNVRNQLIQFELLLTTGTFVVAIFGVIAGIFGMNFEISLFEYPSAFKWVLLIAGVCGALLFSSFLWFYKYKRLMPL
- the LOC122580140 gene encoding magnesium transporter MRS2-1-like isoform X2 → MADLKERLIPPRPSSSVNRRDASYRQSAIGRQPFQGVDVLGLKKRGQGLRSWIRVDAATGDSQVIEVDKFTMMRRCDLPARDLRLLDPLFVYPSTILGREKAIVVNLEQIRCIITSDEVLLLNSLDSYVLQYVVELQRRLKAAGDDVWQSESSDSNRRRGGRTFRDMFGCTSPDYLPFEFRALEVALEAACTCLDTQVRDEIEQLMDDDGDMAEMYLTEKKRRMESFIYGGDQSLAGYRSTDGIQSVSAPVSPVSSPPEGRRLEKNLSLARSRYDSIRSSESATENIDELEMLLEAYFIVTDSTLNKLTSLKEYIDDTEDFINIQLDNVRNQLIQFELLLTTGTFVVAIFGVIAGIFGMNFEISLFEYPSAFKWVLLIAGVCGALLFSSFLWFYKYKRLMPL